In Dermacentor variabilis isolate Ectoservices chromosome 11, ASM5094787v1, whole genome shotgun sequence, one genomic interval encodes:
- the LOC142563965 gene encoding uncharacterized protein LOC142563965 — protein MLAIACFLAILNLVASWMQTPNVTKCPRSDFLFVQITGVTIGNAKVGLEMTVDTHIRVLKPIGSYPVLEVYVDTASGERLRCFHHYLPDELRICRGATVLERLFTEEWRNRCPLRSGLYSGHIVFKLPRTSSAEKCIGDGRLVFTFKIRDEGYIFECVTFPVEIEHD, from the exons ATGTTGGCAATTGCTTGTTTCTTGGCCATCTTAAATTTGGTGGCCTCCTGGATGCAGACTCCCAATGTAACGAAGTGTCCGC GGAGCGACTTTTTATTTGTCCAGATTACTGGCGTCACCATCGGAAACGCAAAAGTTGGACTTGAGATGACCGTGGACACGCACATACGCGTTCTTAAACCCATCGGCTCGTATCCCGTGTTGGAAGTCTACGTGGACACCGCCAGCGGAGAGCGACTGCGCTGCTTTCACCACTACCTGCCCGA CGAGCTTAGGATCTGCCGCGGCGCTACTGTTCTGGAACGGCTATTTACCGAAGAATGGAGAAACCGGTGTCCGCTAAGGTCAGGCCTATACAGCGGCCACATTGTATTCAAGCTTCCTCGAACCAGCTCCGCCGAGAAGTGCATAGGG GATGGTCGTCTGGTTTTCACCTTCAAGATACGAGACGAAGGTTATATTTTTGAGTGCGTGACATTTCCTGTAGAAATCGAGCATGACTGA
- the LOC142563600 gene encoding uncharacterized protein LOC142563600, translated as MKTLTIASFTLLVVLQYGAALKGEQQPKLTRCSLGPNKFITITNVTLDYKRASRKVDLDAGIRVNRTFGSSPALEISVMDPERSSDSCDLYAEPEELRLCDGKTRTEKKLTSEWNNECPIRAGVYNAYLSFKIRPKSCAKDSPLVVTLKIRDEGTTLDCVSFRLVTESQ; from the exons ATGAAGACCCTAACCATCGCGAGCTTTACTTTGCTGGTCGTCCTGCAGTATGGAGCAGCATTGAAGGGGGAGCAGCAGCCAAAGTTAACCAGATGTTCTT TGGGTCCCAATAAGTTCATCACCATTACTAATGTCACCCTCGACTACAAAAGGGCGTCGAGGAAAGTAGACCTGGATGCCGGAATTCGCGTGAACAGAACGTTCGGTTCCAGTCCTGCTTTGGAAATCTCCGTCATGGACCCAGAAAGAAGTTCCGATTCTTGCGACCTCTATGCCGAGCCGGA AGAGCTAAGACTTTGTGACGGGAAGACGCGCACTGAAAAAAAACTAACCTCTGAATGGAACAATGAGTGCCCCATACGAGCAGGCGTATACAACGCCTACCTGTCATTCAAGATTCGTCCGAAATCATGCGCAAAG GATAGTCCACTAGTCGTCACATTGAAAATCAGGGACGAAGGAACTACCTTGGATTGCGTGTCTTTCCGTCTCGTTACTGAGAGCCAATGA